In Candidatus Zymogenaceae bacterium, the DNA window GTGCACAGGGTCAGCCTGACGTAGCCCTCTCCGCTGGGGCCGAAGCCGGAACCGGGGGTCACCACGATATGGGCCTTCTTCAGCATGAGCTCCGTGAACGACTCCGAGGTATACCCCTCGGGCACCCGGACCCAAAAATAGAAGGTGGCCGACGGCGTGCTACATTGTAATCCCGCTTTTTTGAGCGCCGAGGCGAGCACGTTCCTGCGGCTTCGGTAGACGTCCCGGATGGGGACGGACAGCTCGTCGGCGTGATCCAGGGCGAAGGCCGCGGCCGCCTGTATCGGCTGGAAGATGCCCGAGTCCATGTTCGATTTCGCCTTCCCCAATCCCCCCACGATTTTTTGATTCCCCACGGCGAAGCCGACGCGCCATCCGGTCATATTAAACGACTTGGAGAGGCTGTGTATCTCCATGCCCACATCCTTCGCCCCCTCCACTTCAAGAAAGCTCATGGGGCGTTCGGTATTGAAATAAAGCTCCGTATACGCCGCGTCGTGGACGACGATGATATTGTGCTTTTTCGCGAAAGTAACCACGTCTTTGAAATACGCCTCGTCGGCGATTGCCGAGGTGGGGTTGTTCGGATAGTTGAGGTACATGAGCCTCGCCCGCCGGGCGGTGTCGTCGTCGACGGCGCTCAAATCCGGAAGGTATCCGTTTTTCTCCAACAGCGGCATATACGAAACCTCGCCGCCGGAAAACTTCGCGGTAATGGCATACACCGGATACGCCGGCTCCGGCACCAGGACGACATCCCCCGGATTCACGAAGGCCACCGGTACGTGAGAGATGCCCTCCTTGGAGCCGATGACGGAGACGACCTCCCCGTCCTGCTGTATATGTACCTCGAACCTGCGGTTATACCACTCCGCCACGGAGCGGCGAAACACCTCCATGCCCCGGGTGAAGGGATACCGATGATTGAGAGGATTTTCCACCTCCCGCTGGAGCACCTCGATGATGGGCTTCGGGGTCGGCAGATCGGGGTCTCCCACCCCCAGGTCGATGATGTCCGCCCCCGTTTTTTGCATCTCAGCCTTGAGCTGGTCGATTTTTTCAAACAGGTAGGGGGGAAGCTCGTTGATACGATCGGCATAGGTCACTTTCATCGGCGTTCATTTCCTCAAGGTCAATAACAAGCTGATTATAGGACACGTCGGGATGTGGGCGGTTCCCGGGACGTTACTCCGCCTCAATCACGCGGTTGGACAGGGTCCCGATTCCGGCGATGGTCACGTCCACCCGGTCCCCCGGCTCCAGGGGGCCGATCCCCGCCGGGGTTCCGGTGGCGATGACGTCTCCGGGAAGCAGGGTCATAATCCGCGAGATGAACGATACCAGCTCGAACACGTCCCAGTTGAGGTGTTTCGTGTGTGATGACTGTACCGTCTTGTTGTTGACCCTGGTCTCGATGGCGACATCGGTGGGATCGATATCGGTATCGATCCAGGGCCCGATGGGGCAGAATGTGTCGAAGGACTTCGCCCGGGTGAACTGTACATCCTTCACCTGGAGGTCCCGGGCCGTCACGTCGTTGACGCAGGTATAGCCCAGGATATACTCCTCGGCGTCTTCGGGGGAGACGTTTTTCGCCTCCTGGGAGATGACCACCGCCAGCTCACCCTCGTAGTCCACCCGTTCCGACATGACGGGGTAGATGATATTCTCATCCGGTCCGATGATGGACGTGGACGGCTTGAGAAAAATCATCGGGTCTGCGGGAAGGTCCATCCCCACCTCCTTGGCGTGGTCGGTGTAATTCAGGCCCACCGCCACCACCTTCGAGGGTGCCGTGGGGGCCAGGAGCGTCACCTCCGGCAGGAGATAGACGACCGCGTCTTCATCCGACGGGATCTCTCCATTCACAAGCTCTATGATGTCGTCTCCATCCACGATGCCGTACCGGACCGATGAGTCGGCAAAAAAACGGGCGATCTTCATGTATTATCCTTTCTCCACGCCGAGATGCGAGGAGTCAATGTAAAGATATATCGAAGCGGATGACTCGCTGTGTATCGCTGTCCGAAAGAGCCTGTTCGGGCGCCCGACACCTTCTCTTCGCTTACGAGAGACCCAGCACATCCTGCATGTCGTACATTCCGGGCTGACGTCCGATGACCCAGCGTGCGGCGCGAACCGCGCCGGAGGCCAACGTCATGCGGCTGTGGGCCCGGTGCACCAGCTCGATGCGCTCCCCGATACCGCCGAAGATGACCGTGTGCTCGCCCACGATGTCCCCGGCCCTCACCGCCATCACGCCGATTTCTTCCGTGGTACGTTTGCCCACCATCCCCTCCCGGCCGTACACCCCGGCCTTTTCCGTATCCCGCTCCAGCGCCCGGGCGATGATCTCGTAGAGTCGTTTCGCCGTGCCGCTGGGGGCGTCCACCTTCTGTCGGTGATGGGCCTCGATGATCTCCACGTCGTAGGCACTTCCCAGCACCGCCGCCACTTCGCCCGCGATCTTGAACAGGACGTTCACGCCCACGCTCATATTGGGGGCCATCACCACAGGAATCACCGAGGACGCCTCCGTTACCCGGGTCACATCGTCATCGGAAAGCCCCGTGGTGCCGGTGACCGCCGCGATTTTCGCATCCGCCGCGGCCCGAATCACCGCCACGGTCCCCTCGGGCGATGAAAAATCTATCAGCACATCCGCCCCTTCGAGGGCGGCCTTCATATCATCAGTAATTTTAATCCTCTCCGCCGCCTCCCCCGGCCCACCCTGCTCCGCCAACGCGGGGGTTCCCAGGGCCGGATGCCCCGGCATCTCCAGGGCGCCGGAGAGAGTCATGTCGCCCTCGCCCATCAGGGCGGTCATCACCGTCCGCCCCATCCTGCCGCTGGCGCCGCTTATCGCCACATTAATCATATCGATCCTTCCGATTTCGTCTGTTACGATTCCTCGATCGCCGGGGGTTCGCCCTGACCGAGGGCCCCCACGTCATCCAGCCGGTCCTCAAACCTGCCCAGCTTGGAACCGGCGTCGTCGTATTTGTTCCGCGCGTTTTTCAGATGCGTCCCCAGCACCTCGAAATCCTCCCGGAATTTGGTGAAATCCCCCTTGAGGCGATCCAGATGCCCCAGCATCTCCCGGGCGTGCTCCTCGATACGCATCCCCTTGAGACCCAGGGCAATGGCCTGAAGATAGGCGTAAAAGCTGTTGGGGGATACCGGGATGACGTTTTTCGCGAGGGCATAGTTCAACAGCGACCGCTCACCCCCCAAATCCTCGTCCCGGATGATGGTTTCATAATATATATTCTCCGCCGGGATATACATCAGGGCGAAGGCGAAGGTTCCCTCGTCGGTGCGGATATATTTTTCGGAGATCTCGTCGACCTGCTTTTTCACATCCCCCACGAAGGTTTTCTTCGCCCGCTTCTTCTCCTCGTCGCTGTCGGCCCCGATATACTTCCTGAAGTTTTCCATGGGAAACTTGGCGTCCACCGGCACCATACCGTCCCGGAGGATGATGACCGCGTCCACGATTTCGCCCGTGGAAAAGCGATACTGGGTCTTGACGTGCTCTGCGGGGAGTATCTGGGCAAGGAAATCCGCAAGTAAAAACTCCCCGAATCCGCCCCGAAGCTTCGGCGCCTTCAGGATGTCCTGGAGTTCCAGGATGTCCTTTCCCACCGCCACGATCCGCTGCTGGGCCACCTCGAGCCCGGTGAGGGTCTCAGTGACATTTCGGAGCCGCTGATCCACGCTCTCCCGGGTGCGCTCCATCGACTTGGCGTTGATATCCAAGCGCTTTTCCAAAAGCGCCGAGTTGTCCGCCAGCCGCTTGTCGATGAGGCCCTGGACGTTGGTGAGCTTGTTGTCCACCGAGGTGTTGACCGTCTGCATCATCGATTGGAGCTCTTTGGCGAGGGTGCGGCCGCTTTGCTCCATAATGAGGCGCATCTCCTGCTGGCGCATCTCCTCGCCGTGCTTGAGCCGGCCCATGGAGGCCAACAGATAGACGAGCAACACGACAAGGGCGATGATCAGACCGCCCCCTCCAAGGAGGAGCGCCATGCCGTATTCGGATATGAAATTCATCGTGTTATACTATCAACTATTCGTCTCCCTGTAAATCTCTTTTTCCTCCATCCCAACAAGCGCCTCCAGAATCACGAAGTAAAATTCCTCCAGTTTTCTCAGTCTGTTCTCGTACCAGGCGTAATAGAACACATACGGGACCATCAGGATAAACAAAAGCCCCTCGATGAAAAGGAGCGGCCTGATGAATTCACCCCCGGCAAGGATGACCGGAAGCAGCAGGAAAAAAAGGACCGTCACCAGGGCGAAGGCCCCGAAGTGCATTTTTCGCTCCTCCTTGAAATATTCCACCTTTTTGTCGTGCACGGTCAGAAGCCATTCCAGATCTTTTTCATTCAGGTGATCGACGGATCGAAACCTGTCCTTCAGGTGTGTCTCGTAAAACTCAATCGTCCGGGGCATGGGCGTCCTCCATTCATTTCACGTCTATTGAAAACTTCAGACGGCCTTCATTATAATAATATCGGCCTTTCCGGTCAAGAATGCTGGTTGTCACACCATCCGCTTTGACACGCGGGGAAAAACCGCATATACTTATACTATTCCGCACGTCCCGCCGGACGTCGATATCCGGCCCGTCGGGAATGCGACATGTCAAACCACGTTTTCAATCCAAGGAGGAAATTCATGAAACGATTATCGATAGCATGCGCTGGACTGATCGCTGGGATACTGCTCCTCTTTTCGACGGTCACAGTGATGGCCCAGGCGCCCGACCTCTATCCGTCCGAGAGCATCCCCACATCCGCGGGGGAGCTTCTGGATGTGAGCGTACTCGGAAGTCGGGCGGATTATTATATTTGCTACACGTTCCGGGAGCCGGGCGGGAAGCTGACCACATACGTGTTTCAGGTGGGAGGATCCCGGGTGACTGACGCGGCGAGCATGGATTTCCGACTGTCCCATATCCTGCACCCGATGAAGTAGCGGCGGTCGTCACCACCGACGAGCAGGAAATGCTTTTTTCGTTTTCTCTTTTCATTCGTGACGATTCTGGTCTATAATGGCGTCCATTGACCCGACGCTCTATCAACAGGGGGGAAAAGACCCGTGAAACGCACGATTTTACTACTGGGCC includes these proteins:
- a CDS encoding DNA recombination protein RmuC, which codes for MNFISEYGMALLLGGGGLIIALVVLLVYLLASMGRLKHGEEMRQQEMRLIMEQSGRTLAKELQSMMQTVNTSVDNKLTNVQGLIDKRLADNSALLEKRLDINAKSMERTRESVDQRLRNVTETLTGLEVAQQRIVAVGKDILELQDILKAPKLRGGFGEFLLADFLAQILPAEHVKTQYRFSTGEIVDAVIILRDGMVPVDAKFPMENFRKYIGADSDEEKKRAKKTFVGDVKKQVDEISEKYIRTDEGTFAFALMYIPAENIYYETIIRDEDLGGERSLLNYALAKNVIPVSPNSFYAYLQAIALGLKGMRIEEHAREMLGHLDRLKGDFTKFREDFEVLGTHLKNARNKYDDAGSKLGRFEDRLDDVGALGQGEPPAIEES
- a CDS encoding LL-diaminopimelate aminotransferase, translating into MKVTYADRINELPPYLFEKIDQLKAEMQKTGADIIDLGVGDPDLPTPKPIIEVLQREVENPLNHRYPFTRGMEVFRRSVAEWYNRRFEVHIQQDGEVVSVIGSKEGISHVPVAFVNPGDVVLVPEPAYPVYAITAKFSGGEVSYMPLLEKNGYLPDLSAVDDDTARRARLMYLNYPNNPTSAIADEAYFKDVVTFAKKHNIIVVHDAAYTELYFNTERPMSFLEVEGAKDVGMEIHSLSKSFNMTGWRVGFAVGNQKIVGGLGKAKSNMDSGIFQPIQAAAAFALDHADELSVPIRDVYRSRRNVLASALKKAGLQCSTPSATFYFWVRVPEGYTSESFTELMLKKAHIVVTPGSGFGPSGEGYVRLTLCTTEERLIEAGRRIVDAMKKD
- a CDS encoding fumarylacetoacetate hydrolase family protein, whose protein sequence is MKIARFFADSSVRYGIVDGDDIIELVNGEIPSDEDAVVYLLPEVTLLAPTAPSKVVAVGLNYTDHAKEVGMDLPADPMIFLKPSTSIIGPDENIIYPVMSERVDYEGELAVVISQEAKNVSPEDAEEYILGYTCVNDVTARDLQVKDVQFTRAKSFDTFCPIGPWIDTDIDPTDVAIETRVNNKTVQSSHTKHLNWDVFELVSFISRIMTLLPGDVIATGTPAGIGPLEPGDRVDVTIAGIGTLSNRVIEAE
- a CDS encoding 4-hydroxy-tetrahydrodipicolinate reductase, whose translation is MINVAISGASGRMGRTVMTALMGEGDMTLSGALEMPGHPALGTPALAEQGGPGEAAERIKITDDMKAALEGADVLIDFSSPEGTVAVIRAAADAKIAAVTGTTGLSDDDVTRVTEASSVIPVVMAPNMSVGVNVLFKIAGEVAAVLGSAYDVEIIEAHHRQKVDAPSGTAKRLYEIIARALERDTEKAGVYGREGMVGKRTTEEIGVMAVRAGDIVGEHTVIFGGIGERIELVHRAHSRMTLASGAVRAARWVIGRQPGMYDMQDVLGLS